A genomic stretch from Argiope bruennichi chromosome 2, qqArgBrue1.1, whole genome shotgun sequence includes:
- the LOC129961622 gene encoding putative aminopeptidase W07G4.4, which yields MASRITAPFSFWTENPIKLEAGSSIDNSKYNFDSIVIVSPDITKVNPQNSSFLQGFVQTLKTQKQYDSAFEDVETFLSPNIAEYENIKKLVYSPTGPLDRHYDDVRRFADAAEKGIKRILKAGGKRPILAILYQNPNDAAYEKYQQFDIASALGAAEAVYVPLEIREDVPDKAAKIEALGYTSMGSLQSPVLSGIELGRIMCRDIGGSDPERMAAPNVATYVKELFVNTCIKIDIIHDQSVIEKEYPLLAAVNRAAKGVERHNARVIFLTYDPEGPIEKTVVLVGKGVTYDTGGADIKAGGVMAGMHRDKCGAAAVAGFLRTVAALKPKGVRVLGAMSMVRNSVGSNCYVSDEIITSRAGVRVRVGNTDAEGRMAMADVLCHMKEKVLKERSPNPHLFTIATLTGHACLAVGEAYSIIMENGAAARENVGRDLQNAGHAVGDMFEVSTIRREDYDFHKGKSEYEDLLQCNNAPSSRTPRGHQTPAAFLIMSSGLDKHDVNSQSPLKYSHIDIAGSSGPFPGIPTGSPIPALTANFILRT from the exons ATGGCTTCTAGGATCACGGCCCCCTTTTccttttg GACTGAAAATCCCATTAAACTTGAGGCTGGTTCATCTATTGACAATTCAAAGTATAACTTTGATTCTATTGTAATAGTGTCACCAGATATTACCAAAGTAAATCCACAAAATTCTAGTTTTCTGCAGGGCTTTGTACAGACATTAAAGACTCAAAAAcag tatGATTCAGCTTTTGAAGATGTTGAAACTTTCCTTAGTCCAAACATAgctgaatatgaaaatattaaaaaattg GTATATAGTCCAACTGGGCCATTAGATAGACATTATGATGATGTGCGAAGATTTGCTGATGCTGCTGAAAAGGGTAtcaaaag AATCTTGAAAGCAGGAGGTAAGCGTCCAATTTTGGCTATTCTTTATCAGAATCCTAATGATGCAGCATAtgaaaaatatcaacaatttgACATTGCTTCTGCCTTGGGAGCTGCTGAAGCTGTTTATGTG CCTTTGGAAATACGGGAGGATGTTCCTGATAAGGCAGCAAAAATTGAAGCCCTAGGTTATACTAGCATGGGATCTTTACAATCTCCTGTGTTGTCAGGAATTGAGCTTGGCAg GATTATGTGTCGGGATATTGGTGGCTCTGATCCTGAGCGTATGGCTGCTCCAAATGTTGCAACATATGTAAAAGAGTTGTTTGTTAATACATGTATCAAAATTGACATTATTCATGATCAATCTGTGATTGAAAAAGAATATCCTCTGTTAGCTGCTGTTAATCGAGCTGCTAAAG GTGTTGAAAGACATAATGCCCGTGTAATATTCCTTACTTATGACCCGGAAGGACCAATTGAGAAAACAGTTGTACTTGTGGGAAAG GGTGTGACATATGACACTGGTGGAGCTGACATTAAAGCTGGTGGTGTAATGGCTGGTATGCATAGAGATAAGTGTGGAGCTGCTGCAGTTGCTGGATTCCTTCGA aCTGTAGCTGCTTTGAAGCCAAAAGGAGTAAGGGTGCTAGGAGCTATGTCAATGGTCAGAAATAGTGTTGGTTCGA ATTGCTATGTTTCTGATGAAATTATCACCTCCAGAGCTGGTGTTCGTGTGAGAGTTGGAAACACAGATGCTGAGGGTAGAATGGCTATGGCTGATGTTCTTTGTCACATGAAAGAAAAA GTGTTAAAAGAGAGAAGTCCTAACCCACATTTGTTTACTATCGCTACTTTGACTGGCCATGCTTGCCTAGCTGTTGGTGAAGCATATTCA ATTATAATGGAAAATGGAGCTGCAGCTCGAGAGAATGTTGGAAGAGACCTTCAAAATGCTGGTCATGCTGTTGGAGATATGTTTGAAGTTTCTACCATTCGCAgagaa gattaTGACTTTCATAAAGGCAAATCTGAATATGAAGATCTGCTACAGTGTAATAATGCTCCATCTTCACGTACTCCTCGTGGTCACCAGACTCCAGCTGCTTTCCTTATCATGTCCTCTGGATTAGATAAA caTGATGTGAATTCACAAAGTCCTTTGAAGTACTCTCACATTGACATTGCTGGGTCTTCAGGACCATTCCCAGGAATTCCAACTGGATCTCCAATTCCTGCATTAActgccaattttattttaagaacataa